Sequence from the Sphingobium indicum B90A genome:
GCCGCCGATGCGGTCAGCGTTTCGGCGGACTATGTCTGGCCCTTCGGCCTGTCGACCGGCGCGACCGTGACGATGGTGGGCGACAGCTTCAACGATGCGACCAACGCGATCCGGCTGGACGGCTATGCCGTGACGGACGTGCGGGCATCCTTCCCGATCCGGGAGAATCTGGAGATCTACGGCCGCATCGACAATCTGACCGATGAGAAATATGCCACTGTCTATGGCTATGGCACATATGGCCGCTCGGCCTTCGGCGGCGTGCGTGTGCGCTTCTGAAAATAGCCTAATGGCGCGGCGCGGCGTTCACCCGCGCCGCGCCCTTGCGCACGGCTCCGTCAAGCTGCGCCATGCCCTTGTGCGCAGCGCCGTCAAGCTGCGCAGCGATGCTCCGCGCCGCATCGACATAGGCGGGGCCGCCGCACACCGTCCACGCCTGCGGCAGGCGGATGCGCGGAATGGCGCGCAATATGGGATGGCGCAGCATCTCCGTCCCCTGATCGACCACCTCTTCGCTGCCGCTCTCCACGATCAGCCAGTCGGGGCGGGCGGCGATCATCTCCTCCAGCGACAGTTGCGACAGCGCCGGCTTGCCCAGCCTGCCCGCCAGATTGACCAGCCCCACGCGCCGCATCAGGTCGTCGACCAGCGTGCCGGTGCCGGTCATATAGCCGCGCCGCTGATAATAGGCGGCAACCCCGCGACGCTTCGGGCGGGGCAGGGCGGCGAGGTCGCGATTCATGGCCCGGATCAGCGCTTCGCCCCGTTCGGTATGGCCGACCGCCGCTGCAACCTGACGGATCTGCGCCAGGATCATGGGATAGCCGTCCGCGCTCGCCAGCCCCAAAGTCCGCCATCGGCCCGGAGGCGCGCCGACGACGCCGTCGTTTTCGGGAAAGCCGATCAGCAGGTCGGGCCGCAGCGCCAGCACTTCCTCCGCCGGGCGCTTGAGCGTGCGGAAGGCGCGGGCCTTGCCGACCGCCGCCGACAGTTCCGGGTCGTGCCCATAGGGGCTGAGCGCCGCGATCTGCGCCGGGTCGGCCAGAGCGAGCACATATTGATCGGCGCAGGTGTTGAGCGACACGATGCGCCGGGGTTGGGTGGGCGCCGCGCCGGTCAGGACCAGGGCGCAGAACGCTGTAAAGATTATTCTGCGCCGCACGCTGCTGCTCCCGGATTGTGCCTCAACAAACCACCATGCTCCTGCCTTCGCAGGAGCACGGCACGCTGTAGCAAGCAACGAAGGCCGCGCAAGCCATGAGCGTCCGCCGTCACCCGCTGCTGATCCCCGCGCTGATCCTGTTGATGCTGATCGCCGCCCTCGGCTCTGTCACGCTGGGGGCCGTGCCGCTCTCTCCGGAGCGCATCCTTGCCGTCCTGACCGGCGGCGGCGACGATGTCGCCCGCGCCATCCTGATCGACCTGCGCCTGCCGCGCATGCTGCTCGGCCTGATCGTCGGGGCGATGCTGGGCCTCGCCGGCGCCGCGCTTCAGGGCTATCTGCGCAACCCGCTGGCCGAACCTTCGGTCTTGGGGGTGTCCAATGCTGCGGCCCTCGGCGCCGTCTGCGCGCTGTATTTCGGGCTGGCGCAGGTGCATCCGCTGGCGCTTCCGGCACTCGCCATCCTCACCAGCCTGATCGGCATCGGCGCGCTGTTCCTGCTGGCCGGCCCTGCCGAAAGCCCCCTTACCCTGATCCTCGCGGGGATCGCCATCGCCACGCTGAGCGGGGCGGGGATCAGCCTGTCCCTGAATCTCTCGCCCAATCCCTTCGCGGCGATGGAGATCATGAGCTGGCTGATGGGCAGTCTGGAAAACCGCGCCTACAGCCATGTCTGGATCGCGCTGCCCTGCGTTGCCGTCGGCGCGGCGCTGCTGATCGCGGACGGGCGGACGCTGGACGCGCTGACGCTGGGGGAGGATGGGGCGCAGGCGCTGGGCATCGACCTTCGCCGGGCGCGCATCCGCCTGATGCTGGGCGTCGCCATAGGCGTGGGCGGCGCGGTGGCGGTGTCCGGGGCCATCGGCTTCGTCGGGCTGATCGTGCCGCATCTGGTGCGGCCGCTGACCGACCGTTCGCCCTCCGCTATCCTGCTGCCCTCCATGCTGGGCGGGGCGGCGCTGCTGACGCTGGCGGACATCGGCGTCAGGCTGATCCCGACCAGCAGCGAACTCAAGCTGGGGGTGCTGACGGCCTTGCTGGGCGTGCCCGTCTTCCTGATCCACCTGATGCGGGAGCGGCGGCTATGGTGACGATCCGCGCGCAGGCGCTTTCCATCAGGCTGGGCCGGCATCCGGCGGTGAACGGCGTCGACCTGCTGCTGGAGCCGGGATGCCTGTTGGGCATTATCGGGCCGAACGGCGCCGGCAAGTCGACCCTGATCCGGGCGCTGCTGGGGCTGGTGCCGCGGGCGGGCGGCACGGTCCTCATCGACGGCGTCGATAGCGGCCGGCTCAGCCGGCAGGAGATCGCCCGGCGCATCGCCTATCTGCCGCAGGGGCAGGCGCTGCACTGGCCGCTGGCGGTGGAGCGGCTGGTGGCGCTGGGCCGCCTGCCGCATCTGGGGCCGCTGTCCCGCCTTTCCGCGGAGGATGAGGCGCTGATCGACGCCGCCCTGATGCGCGCCGATGCGCTGCATCTGAAGGGGCGGGTCGCGACCGAACTGTCCGGCGGCGAGCGCGCCCGCGTGCTGCTGGCCCGGGCGCTGGCGGTCGGCGCCCCCGCGCTGATCGTGGACGAGCCTCTGGCCGCGCTCGATCCGGGGCATCAGATCGACGTCATGGACCTGCTGAAGGCGGAGGCGCGGGCGGGATCGCTGGTCGTCGCCGTGCTGCACGACCTGGGCATGGCGGCCCGCTATTGCGACCGGCTGGTGCTGATGGACCACGGCTCGCCGGTGGCCGACGGCGCGCCGCTGGAGGTGCTGACGGAGCGGAATCTCGCCCAAGTGTACGGCATTGCAGCGCGCATCGAGGCAGACGGAAAGTGGCCGCTGATCCTGCCCGTGGGGCGAGTCAAAAGCTGAACTCCCTGTCGTTCCCGCGAGAAGCGGGGAGGCGCCCTTACTCCGCAAAAGACCGGGGCGCCGGAGCCACCACCGTGAACGCTCCCGCGCCGATCTCCGACACTTCCAGCGCCCGTTCCGCAATGCCGTCGCGGCCGAAGCGGAACGCCCCGTCGATCCCGGCAAAACCCCCCGCATCGCGCAGCCGCGCCGCCGGGAAGGTCGTGCCCGGCTTCCAGTCGCGGGCAATCCGCACCGTCAGCAGCACCGAATCATAACCCAAAGCCGACAGCCGGAACGGCGCATTGCCGTAGCGCGCCCGATATTTGGTCGCGAGCTGGCTGTAGAGCCCATCCGAAACGCTGGCGAACCATGCGCCGCGCAGCACCCGGCTGGACGCCAGGCCGCTGTCCGTATTCCACAATTCGGTGCCCAGCAGCCGCGCCGTCGCGCCGCCATTCTTCCGCACGATCGGCGCGACCTGCATCGCCACGCGGCCGCTGTCCGCGATCAGCAGCGCGTCATAGCTGGAGGACGCCTGCAATTTCCTGACCGCCGCCGTGATGGAGGCGGCGCTGCGGTCGAATGTCTGCATCGACACCACGGTTGCGCCCGCGCCCTCGACCGCGCGCAGCAGGGCCGTGCCCGACCGCTCGCCATAGGTTCCCTTGGGCACCAGCGCGGCGAATTTGGACAGGCCCTTGCCCCTGGCGAATTCCACCACCCGCTCGATCGACTGGTTGGGGTTGTAGCCCATGATGTAGACGCCGTTTCCGGCGACGCTGGTGTCGTTGGAGAAGCTGATCACCGGCACGTTCGCCCGCGCAGCGATGGGTCCGACGATCCGCGCATCCTCCGCCAGCAACGGCCCCAGGATCAGCTTGTTGCCGTCCGCCAGCGCCTTGTTCGCCGCCGCCGCCGCGCCGACGCCGGTGTCGTAGGTGGTGATGCGCACCTTGTCGGCCTTGGTGTCCAGCAGCGCCAGCGTGGTCGCATTGGCGATGGACTGGCCGACGCCCGCATTGGGACCGCTCATCGGCACCAGCAGCGCGACGCGGTGGCGCAGCGTGTCGGTGGGCAGGCCCTCGGTCACTTCGGGGCCGGTCTGCGTCGGGCCGGTCTGGGCCGGGCCGGGGCCTTTGGGCACGATGGATTGACAGGCGGCGACCAGCAGCGCGGTGGCTGCGAACAAAATCCGCCCGGCGCGTTTCATGGCAGCGAACAAGTCCGCTTGCCGGGGGGCATCCGTCTCTGTCATCTGGCATCCTTATGGAAACTGATATTGTTGATCTTGATGGTTCTGGGCTTGAGGCTGGGCTTTACATCGTTGCAGGGCCGATCGGCAACCTTGGAGACCTTACCCCCCGCGCGGCCGAAGTCCTGCGCCTTGCCGACGTGATCGCCGTGGAAGATACACGGGTCAGCGCACGCCTGCTGCGCCATGCCGGGTCGGACCGGCCGATGGTCCCCTATCACGACCATAGCGCCGAAGGGGTGCGCGCCCGCCTGATCGAGCGGATGGCGAGCGAATCGGTCGCGCTGCTGTCCGACGCGGGAACTCCGCTGATCTCCGATCCGGGGTACAAGCTGGTGCGCGACGCCCGCGCCGCCGGCCGCCGGATCACGACGCTGCCGGGGCCGAGCGCCGCCATCGCCGCGCTCACTTTGTCGGGCCTGCCGACCGACCGTTTCCTGTTCATGGGCTTCCTGCCGTCCAAGCGGAAGGCGCGCGGCGACGCGCTGGCTGAGGTCGCCGCGCTGCGCGCCACGCTGGTCTTCTACGAAAGCGGCCCGCGCCTGTCGGAAAGCCTGGCCGCCATGGCCGAGCATCTGGGCGACCGCGAAGCCGCCGTCTCCCGCGAGATCAGCAAGGCGTTCGAGGAAACCGCCACCGGGACCCTTACCCAACTGTCCGCCCGCTATGCCGACGCCCCGCCCAAGGGGGAGATCGTCGTCATCGTCGGCCAGCCCGGCGAAGCCCCGCCCGCCAGCGCGGAGGATGCCGACGCCGCCCTGCTCGAAGCCATGGAACGCCTCCCCGTCTCCAAGGCGGCGGGGGAGGTGGCGAAGAAACTGGGCCTCGACCGCCGCGCCCTCTACGACCGGGCGCTGGAACTCAAGGCGTGAGGCGTCAGGCCGCCGAAAAACGCGGGCGGCAGGCGGAACGGATCGCCGGCTGGTGGCTGCGCCTGAAGGGCTGGCAGATCGTCGGCCGCCGTATGCGCACGCCCGCCGGAGAGGTCGACCTGGTCGCCCGGCGCGGCGGGATGCTCGCCTTTGTCGAGGTGAAGGCCCGCGCCACCGGCGCCGATCTCGACCTCGCCATCGACGAACGCCGCCTTTCGCGGGTCGCCGCGGCGGCGGAAATCCTGTTCCACGACCTCGCGAAACCGGGCGACGACATGCGAATCGACGTGATGCTCCTTGCACCGGGCCGCCCGCCGCGCCATCTGGCGAATGTCTGGCATGGGGGCTGACTCGACCTCCGTTCGCCCTGAGTAGCCCCTGAGCTTGTCGAAGGGGCGTATCGAAGGGCGGGTGCGGGACGGTGCTTCGATACGGGACTTCGACAAGCTCAGCCCTACTCAGCACGAACGGAAGAAGAGGAAATGATTGCAGTGACCCAGCTCAACCCGCTCACCGTCGCCGTGCAGATGGACCCGATGGAGGGGATCAGGATCGGCGGCGATTCGACCTTCCACATCATGCTGGCGGGGCAGGCGCGGGGGCACCGGCTCTATCATTATCTCGCCCCCGACCTCACCTATCGCGACGGTCGCGTGCTGGCCAAGGCCCGCCCGGTGAAGGTGCAGAAGGTCGAAGGCGACCATTTCGTCTTCGGCGAGCCGGAGATGCTGGACCTCGGCCGCGACGTCGACGTGGTGCTGATGCGGCAGGATCCGCCCTTCGACCTCAGCTACATCACCGCCACCCATCTTCTGGAGCGGGTGCAGGAGGAGACGCTGGTGGTGAACGACCCCGCCTCCGTCCGCAACGCGCCGGAAAAGCTGTTCGTGCTGGATTATGCGCGCTTCATGCCGCCCACCATGATCACCCGCGACCTGGAGCAGGTGAAGTCCTTTCTCGCCCAGCATGGCGAGATCGTGGTGAAGCCGCTTTACGGCAATGCGGGCAACGCCGTCTTCCATGTCGGGCGGTCCGGCGCGAATCTGTCCGCGCTGGTGGAACTGTTCAACGCATCCTGGGTCGAACCCTTCATGGTCCAGGCCTTCATTCCCGGCGTCGCGGAGGGCGACAAGCGCATCGTGCTGGTCGACGGCGAAGTCGCGGGCGCGGTCAACCGCATTCCCGGCGCGGGGGAAATCCGATCCAACCTCGCCGTCGGCGGATCGGCGGCCAAGACCGTCCTCACCGAACGCGAACTGGAAATCTGCGAAGCCCTTGGCCCGGAACTCAAGCGGCGCGGGCTTCTTTTCGTCGGGATCGACGTGATCGGCGGTGAATGGCTGACGGAAATCAACGTGACCTCGCCCACCGGCATCGTTTCCATCGACGCCTTCAACGGCACCGACACGGGCGGCATGATCTGGGACGCGATCGACGCCCGGCTGGCGGCGCGGGCGGCCGCCTGAGCCACGTCGCATCATGACCGACTGGGTTCTCCGCCTGATCGACGCGGGCGGCTATTGGGGCATTTTCGCCCTGATGGTGATCGAGAACATATTTCCGCCGATCCCGTCCGAGCTCATCATGGGCATCGGCGGCATCCGCGTCGGCCAGGGCCGGATGGAGATGGGATGGCTGCTGTTCGCGGGCACCGTCGGCACCACCGTCGGCAATTATTTCTGGTATCTGGTCGGCCATATATTGGGCTTCGGCCGGTTGAAGCCGCTCGTCGACCGCTATGGCCGCTGGGCGACGCTGGAGTGGAAGGATGTCGAGGCGCTCGACCATATCTTCGGCAAATATGGGCAGATCGTGGTGTTCGTCTTCCGCTTCATGCCCGCCTTCCGCACGATGATCTCGCTGCCCGCCGGGCTGTTCCGCATGGGGCATGTCCGCTTCCTGCTGTGGACCAGCGGCGGGGCGCTGGTGTGGAATATCATTCTCGCCTATGCGGGCTATATTTTGGGGCAGAATTTCCGCGACATCGACAAATATGTGGGGCCGGTGGCGACGGCCTGCGTGGTGGGGGCGGTCCTCTTCTACCTCTGGCGGCTGGCGACCTGGAAACCCAGGGGCTGATCCGGGGATATGCCGTGTTCCTGCGAAGGCAGGAACCCAGTTCAGACGAGGGAATGGACTTCACGCCCGCGGATGCGCGTTCCGGTAAACATCAAGCAGATGCGCCGCATCCACCTGCGTATAGATTTGCGTGGAGGACAGGCTGGCATGGCCCAGCAACTCCTGCAACGACCGCAAATCCGCCCCGCGCCCCAGCAGGTGCGTCGCGAAGCTGTGCCGCAAGGCATGGGGCGTCGTCCGGTCGGACAGCCCCAGCCGCCCTCGCGCGCCCTGCACGGCCCGGCGGATCAGCGCAGGCGACAGCGGCCCGCCCCGGACCCCCCGGAACAGCGGCGCGTCCTTCTCCTGCCCGAAGGGGCAGAGCGCCACATAGGCCTCCATCGCTTTCCGCACCTGGGGCAGCAGCGGCACGATCCGCGTCTTGCCCCGCTTGCCGGTGACGCGCAAAGTCTCTCCCAGGGGCAGCACCGCGCCGGTCAGCGCCATCGCCTCCCCGATGCGCAGCCCTGCCCCGTAAAGCAGCAGCAGCACCGCCCAATCCCTGGCGCCGATCCATTCCTCCCGCGCCGTTTCGGCGATGTCCCCGGCCAGCGCCACCGCCTCGTCGGGCGAGACCGGGCGGGGCAGGCCGCGCTTCACGCGAGGCCCCTTCAGCATCGGCACCCGCGCATCCTCCCCGCCGACGAAGCGCAGGAAACCCCGCACCGCCGACAATTCCCGCGCCGCCGAGACATTGCCGATCCCGTCCATCCGCCGCACCGTCAGGAAGGCGCGCAGGTCGGCCTGTTCGATCCCCGCCAGCATCGCCGCCGTCGCCGCTTCGCCGCGATGCTCCTCCAGAAAGGCCAGCAATCGCTCGGCGGTCGCCACATAGGCGCGCACCGTATGCATCGAGCGCCGCCGGTCTAGCGCCAGATGCCGCCGCCACTGTTCGCAAAGATCGTCCGCCGCCATGGCGCCATGATAGGGCAGGGGATCGCCCTTGAAAACCGCCCGGAAATGGGCACATGGGATGGGACATGGCAACTCCCTTCGACCTGGCCGACCTTCCGACCGGCGCGCTGATGCGGCTTTCCCCGCTGGTGGGGCGCGTGCTGGCGCCCAATCCGTCGCCCTTCACCTATACGGGCACGCAGACCTATCTGGTGGGCGCGGAGGATGTGGCGGTGATCGATCCCGGTCCGGACGATCCGGCGCATCTGGCCGCGCTGATCGAGGCGATAGGGGGGCGTCCGGTGACGGCGATCCTCTGCACCCACACCCATCGCGACCACAGCCCCGCCGCCGCGCCGCTGGGCGAGCGGACCGGCGCGCCGGTCATCGGTTGCGCGCCGCTGACGCTGGAGGATGATGGCCCCCGCGCCGACGCCGCCTTCGACGCGGCCTATCGCCCGGACCGCGTGCTGGCGGACGGCGAACGGATCGGCGGCCGGGGCTGGACGCTCGCCGCCGTGGCCACGCCCGGCCACACCTCCAACCATCTCTGCTTCGCGCTGCTGGAGGAAAAGGCCCTGTTCACCGGCGATCATGTGATGGGCTGGTCCACCAGCATCGTTTCCCCACCCGACGGCGACATGGCGGCCTATATGGCCTCGATGCAGCGGCTGCTCGACCGGACCGACACCGTCTATTATCCGGCGCATGGCGACCCGGTCGACAATCCGCAGCGGCTGGTGCGCGGCATGATGGGCCATCGCAAGCAGCGGGAGGGCCAGATACTGCGCTTCCTGGAACGCAACGGCGCGTCGGAAATCCCCGACATGGTCGTGGAAATGTACAAGGGCGTCGACCCGCGCCTGCACAGCGCGGCGGGGCGTTCGGTGCTGGCGCATCTCATCGACCTCGACGGGCGCGGCATCGCCGCCGCGACGGGGGACGGGCGATGGCGGCTGCGCTGAGGCGCTTCGCCGGGTCGATCGCAATAGGGATCGTCCCTGTCAACGAGGTACTGGTCAACAGGCGGAACGCCCGTTAGGGGGCGCTGGATGAAGGCCCTTCAAGGAGCAGGGTAGGGACATGAACGCCATCACCGGAATCCCGCAGGGGATCGACCTGCGCGCGGAGATCGACCGGCTGCGCAAGGAACGCAACGCCGTCATCCTCGGCCATTATTACCAGAAGCCGGAAATCCAGGACCTGTCCGATTTCGTGGGCGATTCCCTGGAACTCTCGCGCAAGGCGGCGGAGACGGACGCGGACGTCATCGCCTTTTGCGGCGTGCGCTTCATGGCGGAAACGGCGAAGATCCTCTCGCCGGAAAAGATCGTGGTGCTGCCCGACATGGACGCGGGATGCAGCCTGGAGGACAGTTGCCCGCCCGCCCAGTTCAAGGCCTTTCGCGAGGCGCATCCCGACCATATCGCGCTCAGCTACATCAACTGCTCGGCGGAGGTGAAGGCGCTTTCCGACATCATCGTCACCTCCTCCTCGGCGGAAAAGATCCTGGCGCAGATTCCCAAGGAGCAGAAGATCATCTTCGGCCCCGACAAGCATCTGGGCGGCTATCTGAAGCGCAAGCTCGGCCGCGACATGCTGCTCTGGCCGGGCGTCTGCATCGTGCATGAGGCGTTCAGCGAGACCGAACTGCTGAAGCTGAAGGCCCAGCACCCGCAAGCGCCCATCGCCGCGCATCCGGAATGCCCGCCGCACATCGTCGACCACGCGGACTATATCGGCTCGACCAGCGGCATATTGGAATTTTCCAAGACCATGCCCGGCGACACGCTGATCGTCGCGACTGAACCGCACATCATCCACCAGATGCAGAAGGCGGTGCCGGAAAAGACCTTCATCGGCGCCCCCGGCGCGGACGGCAACTGCAACTGCAACATCTGCCCGTACATGGCGCTCAACACGATGGAGAAGCTCTATCTGGCGCTGCGCGACCTCCAGCCGCGCATCGAGATGGAGGAGGGGCTGCGCCTCGCCGCGAAGAAAAGCCTCGACCGCATGCTCGAAATGGCGAGCGGCACGGTCGGGCAGGGTGATCTGGGCGCGCGCTGATGGAACGCATGGTCACGGCCGTGGAAATCGCGCGCCGCCACCACATATCGGACAAGCGGTTGCGCGGCATTCTGCGCCGCGACTGGCCATGGCCGCGGCGCAAGCACGACTTCTGGACCTTTCCGGCGGGCAGCGAGCAGGCGGCGATGATGGAGATGATCGCAAAAAGGCTGGCGGCAGCATGACCTTCGCTCTCCCCGGCTTCGATCTCGACGCCTTTGTCGCCTCCACCCTGGCGGAGGATCTTGGCCCGGACGGCCGCGACGTCACCAGCGAGGCGGTGATTCCCGCCGACGCGATGTTCGACGGCGTGATGGACAGCCGCGACGCCGTGACGCTGGCGGGCCTGCCCATCGCCGCCGCCTTCTTCCGCGCGCTCGACCCGGATGTGGAGATCGAACTGCTCCGGCAGGATGGCGACCGCGTGGCGGCGGGCACCGACATCATGCGCATCCGGGGCAAGGCCCGCGCCATGCTGACGGCCGAGCGGTCCGCGCTCAACACCGTCCAGCACCTGACCGGCATCGCCACCATGGCCCGCGCCTATGTCGACGCGATCCTGGGCACCGGCGCGACGCTGCTGGACACGCGCAAGACCATTCCGGGCCTTCGCGTGCTGGAAAAATATGCGACCCGCATGGGCGGCGCGACCAATCACCGCATGGGGCTTTGGGACGCGGCGATGATCAAGGACAATCATGTCGCCGTCGCCGGATCGGTCGAGGAAGCCGTCCGCCGCGCCGCCGCCGCCGGGATCGCCAGCATCATCGTGGAGGTCGACCGCGTCGACCAGATCGAACCCGCGCTTGCCGCCGGGGCCACGCACCTCCTGCTCGACAATATGGACGCGCCCACCCTGCGCGGGGCGGTGACGCTGGTCGGCGGGCGCGTCCCCACCGAAGCGTCGGGCGGCGTCACGCTGGACAGCATCCGCGCCAAGGCGGAAACCGGCGTCACCTATATCAGCGTCGGCCGCCTCACCCAGTCGGCCCCGGCCGCCGACATCGGCCTCGATTTCGCCTTTGCCTGAAGTCGCGCATGCGCCGCGGCCCTTGCCCGCCGCTAGGCGCATTTGCAGGCCGCCAGGGCTGAATGTCGATACAGCCTAACCCTCGACGATCACCGTCGAAGGATGATGCCGGTCCAGATGCCTGCGGATGATGCGCAGATTCTTGCTGTTGGACTTGTAGAAGAAATCGAAAACGTCCCCGGCAAAGGGAATGGCGCCGATCAGCGTGTCGAAGCCGACATTGGCCGCCATGCGCGTGAGCTGCCATTTCGACATGCCCAGGTTCCGCGCTTCCCACACGATCCACGCCCCCATGGCGGCCGTGGCGAAATCGCCCACCACGGGGATCAGCCCCACCAGACTGTCCAGCCCGACCCGCCGGTTGGTGCCGGGAAGGACGAACAGCCCCTCCAGCATCGCCTCCATCATCTCGATCCGCCTGCGCACCGAAGCCGGATCGCGGCCGAATCCGGGCATGTCGCGCACGATCCGGTCGAACTGGTCCTGCGAAATCGCCATCATCCGTCCTCCAAGCATCGGCTTTCGTTGCTCTAGTTGGTGCTCCTGAACAGATGGTTCAATGGGTGCCGCGCCCGGGGCGAAGCCATGAAGCCGGTCAGCCGCCGCGCCACCAGCGACCAGCGCACCGGCGCGCCCAGCGCGATGAAGCCGTTATGCGCCTGCATCAGCGCCTCCGCCCGCGCCACGCGGGCCATGCGCTCGTCCAGGCTGGCGGAAAGGCTCGCCGCCTGCAATTGCGCCTCCGCCTCCGCCGAGCAATGCACCTTCCGCGCGCAGCCGATCCGCCCCAGATACCAGAGCGCGCTGTCATAGGCCGCAACCTCGTCGACCAGCCGCAGATCGGCATCGGCCGCCATGTCGACCCGCTCGACAGCCAGGCCGATCATGCCCAGGTCATGCCGCACCAGCCCGAACAGCAGGGTGGAGCCCGGCCCCCTGGGCAGCGCCACGCGCAACGCCGGCGGATCGCCATGCTCGCTGCGCCAGCGTTTCATGACCGCCTGTCCCTGCGCCCAGCGTTCATCCTGCGACAGGCGGGACCAATCCGGCACGGCGGGCGGCGCGGGCAGGTCGAGCTGGCCCGGCACGATCTGCTCTGTCGTGGCCCAGCCGCCGACGGGGAACATCACCGGCAGGCGGCTGCGGTCGATCGCCATGTTGATCGCCCGCCGCACGCCGTCATCCTCCAGCAGCTTGCCGCTCGCCCCGCTCCGGCCCGTCACCGCCAGTCCCAGCAGCCCCTGCACCGGATCGATCCGCACATCGTCGCGGTCGACCCCCGCCGGCACCAGCAGCGGCAGGTCGGAAAAGCGCCCGCCCAGCACGAGCGCGGCCTTGCCCTGCTGGAAACGGGTGATGGCGAGCGCCGCCCGCTCCGCCCGGACGATCCGGGTCTGCCAGGCGGGCACCGGCAGTTCGTCGCCGGATTCGTTCGTGGCCCGCTCCACCGGCGTCAGCACCAGCGCCTTCCCCGGAACGCCGCCCCGCTTCTCCCGCCGATAGGGGCCGGTTCCCCCCTCCCGCGACAGGATCGCCATCTGCGGCTGGGCCAGCATCTGCAACACATAGGGGCGCGGCGCCGCCAGCCTGATCTCGATCACCTCGCCCGTCATCGCCACCACGTCCTGCACCGCGTCCAGCGGCCCGGCGGGGTCCAGCCGGCGCAGCGCCTCTATCCGCGCGGTCAACAGCCGCCCGACATCCTTCGCCAGCACCTTGCTCCCATCGGGCCAGAAGGCGCGGCGCAGGCGGAAGATATAGCTGCGGCCATCGTCCTCCACGATCCAGCGCTGGGCGAGGGCGGGCAGGATCTCGCCGCCGGCATCGAACGCCACCAGCCCCTGCGCGGTGGTTTCCAGGAACAGCTTCGATCCGGGGTCCGGCAGATTCTCCAGGGGCGTGGCGAAATCGGCGGGGCTGCCGATCACGCTGACCGTCACCGGTCCGCTCCCCTCGTCAGAGCAGCCGCCCGTCATCGCCGCCATCAGGGCGGCTCCGCAAAGGGTCAGCCAGGCGGGAAAGGGACGGGAAGGGGCGGAAACCATGTCCGGACAAGGCTTAACCCGCAACCGCGCCCGCGCCAACCGTCATGATGCGGCATGTGCGGGGACTGCTCAAAGTCGCGGAATCGCGGGAACCCAGCCGGGCGCAAGGGGGCCTTTCCCCGCTGTCCCATAGCGGAACAATATTTCATTAACCATGACTCCGCATTGGCCGCAGAAAGGCGCTCCTCTATATCCTTGGATATGCGCCTTTTTTCGACTCTCCTGCTTGTATCCGCCGCCGTGACGGCAACCGCGCTGGCGCAGGGGGTGACGTCGCCCTTCACCGTGGCGGAAAGCGGGCGAAGCTATGCGACGCTGGGGGACGCGATCAGGGCGATCGGCAATGGCCGCGGCACGGTGCTGGTGGCGCCGGGCAGCTATGCGCAATGCGCGGTGCAGCAGGGCGGCGATGTCACCATCCGCGCGCAGAAGCCGGGCACCGCCATCCTCGACGGCGTGGCCTGCGAGCAGAAGGCGGCGCTGGTGCTGCGCG
This genomic interval carries:
- a CDS encoding YraN family protein, which gives rise to MRRQAAEKRGRQAERIAGWWLRLKGWQIVGRRMRTPAGEVDLVARRGGMLAFVEVKARATGADLDLAIDERRLSRVAAAAEILFHDLAKPGDDMRIDVMLLAPGRPPRHLANVWHGG
- the rsmI gene encoding 16S rRNA (cytidine(1402)-2'-O)-methyltransferase, with translation METDIVDLDGSGLEAGLYIVAGPIGNLGDLTPRAAEVLRLADVIAVEDTRVSARLLRHAGSDRPMVPYHDHSAEGVRARLIERMASESVALLSDAGTPLISDPGYKLVRDARAAGRRITTLPGPSAAIAALTLSGLPTDRFLFMGFLPSKRKARGDALAEVAALRATLVFYESGPRLSESLAAMAEHLGDREAAVSREISKAFEETATGTLTQLSARYADAPPKGEIVVIVGQPGEAPPASAEDADAALLEAMERLPVSKAAGEVAKKLGLDRRALYDRALELKA
- a CDS encoding ABC transporter ATP-binding protein; amino-acid sequence: MVTIRAQALSIRLGRHPAVNGVDLLLEPGCLLGIIGPNGAGKSTLIRALLGLVPRAGGTVLIDGVDSGRLSRQEIARRIAYLPQGQALHWPLAVERLVALGRLPHLGPLSRLSAEDEALIDAALMRADALHLKGRVATELSGGERARVLLARALAVGAPALIVDEPLAALDPGHQIDVMDLLKAEARAGSLVVAVLHDLGMAARYCDRLVLMDHGSPVADGAPLEVLTERNLAQVYGIAARIEADGKWPLILPVGRVKS
- a CDS encoding penicillin-binding protein activator is translated as MTETDAPRQADLFAAMKRAGRILFAATALLVAACQSIVPKGPGPAQTGPTQTGPEVTEGLPTDTLRHRVALLVPMSGPNAGVGQSIANATTLALLDTKADKVRITTYDTGVGAAAAANKALADGNKLILGPLLAEDARIVGPIAARANVPVISFSNDTSVAGNGVYIMGYNPNQSIERVVEFARGKGLSKFAALVPKGTYGERSGTALLRAVEGAGATVVSMQTFDRSAASITAAVRKLQASSSYDALLIADSGRVAMQVAPIVRKNGGATARLLGTELWNTDSGLASSRVLRGAWFASVSDGLYSQLATKYRARYGNAPFRLSALGYDSVLLTVRIARDWKPGTTFPAARLRDAGGFAGIDGAFRFGRDGIAERALEVSEIGAGAFTVVAPAPRSFAE
- a CDS encoding FecCD family ABC transporter permease, with the translated sequence MSVRRHPLLIPALILLMLIAALGSVTLGAVPLSPERILAVLTGGGDDVARAILIDLRLPRMLLGLIVGAMLGLAGAALQGYLRNPLAEPSVLGVSNAAALGAVCALYFGLAQVHPLALPALAILTSLIGIGALFLLAGPAESPLTLILAGIAIATLSGAGISLSLNLSPNPFAAMEIMSWLMGSLENRAYSHVWIALPCVAVGAALLIADGRTLDALTLGEDGAQALGIDLRRARIRLMLGVAIGVGGAVAVSGAIGFVGLIVPHLVRPLTDRSPSAILLPSMLGGAALLTLADIGVRLIPTSSELKLGVLTALLGVPVFLIHLMRERRLW
- a CDS encoding ABC transporter substrate-binding protein — encoded protein: MRRRIIFTAFCALVLTGAAPTQPRRIVSLNTCADQYVLALADPAQIAALSPYGHDPELSAAVGKARAFRTLKRPAEEVLALRPDLLIGFPENDGVVGAPPGRWRTLGLASADGYPMILAQIRQVAAAVGHTERGEALIRAMNRDLAALPRPKRRGVAAYYQRRGYMTGTGTLVDDLMRRVGLVNLAGRLGKPALSQLSLEEMIAARPDWLIVESGSEEVVDQGTEMLRHPILRAIPRIRLPQAWTVCGGPAYVDAARSIAAQLDGAAHKGMAQLDGAVRKGAARVNAAPRH